A part of Acidobacteriota bacterium genomic DNA contains:
- a CDS encoding prepilin-type N-terminal cleavage/methylation domain-containing protein, translating into MKLLSDHRGFNLIEVMIALALLAGVLVSIAGLFTYGARFVKSGREMTEALSIAQDILEELDNLSYHQLYTEFGCSESATSCIADTETNSYAQHWQAGIESKLNDGMATITLEPIGGTASPPTFSSARGIRITVLVEWNENLRHRELELATMRF; encoded by the coding sequence ATGAAACTATTAAGCGACCACAGAGGTTTCAATCTTATTGAGGTCATGATCGCTCTAGCCCTTCTGGCGGGAGTTCTGGTTTCCATCGCAGGACTCTTCACTTACGGGGCAAGGTTTGTCAAGAGCGGTCGCGAGATGACCGAAGCTCTCTCCATCGCGCAGGACATCCTCGAAGAGCTCGACAATCTCAGCTACCATCAACTCTATACTGAATTTGGCTGTTCCGAATCTGCAACATCCTGCATTGCCGATACGGAGACCAACAGCTATGCGCAGCACTGGCAAGCAGGAATAGAGTCAAAACTCAACGATGGAATGGCAACGATCACGCTCGAGCCCATCGGTGGGACGGCTTCACCGCCCACTTTCTCATCGGCGCGAGGAATAAGAATAACCGTTCTCGTGGAATGGAACGAGAACCTGCGGCATCGAGAACTGGAACTGGCCACCATGAGATTTTAA
- a CDS encoding ATP-binding protein, giving the protein MSLRRYENQIRIFFILLVFTLLIINIMNFYLLSSSRNILINSVIEKGKAISASAFRSLVESGATQILTSPGKLESPVYSSYLRRWVSKSGLLSGSILNSDGEIIVSSENFMPMEDDPDFLKLGEVPAKSLRLGMEVHLAPEAGRVVYLSPVLSPERKILGFLKSAYYDADLQSQEKHYRVLIISQAAVIIILLVLGILFGSWVAKPFRALEEAASRIPETIKKEWGWADEPILVEESFKKVLEKIMEQEETLHRLHGSVETLDVSVEAFVEKVGREMVSGVIYLGSDGRIITMNPEAEKILDDSLERLKGKLLLSATAHIDGLSDLIEQSIGEGKKFSREVLKSMSRDWKRGHIGAAVTPVKGEAGKIIGALCILTDLTEIQNLQERGRVRENLAAAGVVSAGIAHEFRNSLGAILANAKLIIKGRSIEESVESAKAILKEVESSKRIVDDFLSYAKPAKLNLSRVDLKKLLMDLKDDLKNNEQFKPLQIELHADPLEISADEALLKQAFLNIIRNSAEAYGPSGGRVEIALERSEDKKGKVIFYDYAGGVPDDQIDRIFIPFFSTKESGTGLGLAIAQKIIVSHDGIIEVENRKGIGLIFKITFPFLELRAS; this is encoded by the coding sequence TTGAGTCTTAGAAGATACGAAAATCAGATAAGGATCTTCTTCATCCTCCTCGTCTTTACTCTTCTCATCATCAATATTATGAACTTCTATCTCCTCTCTTCATCCAGGAACATCCTCATCAATTCGGTTATCGAGAAAGGGAAAGCGATCAGCGCATCGGCTTTCAGGAGCCTTGTCGAAAGCGGTGCCACGCAGATCCTCACCAGTCCTGGCAAGCTTGAGTCTCCTGTATATTCCTCCTATTTGAGGCGGTGGGTCTCGAAAAGCGGACTGCTCTCAGGTAGCATCCTGAACTCGGATGGCGAGATCATCGTAAGCTCGGAGAACTTCATGCCGATGGAGGATGATCCAGATTTTCTAAAGCTCGGAGAAGTCCCTGCGAAATCCCTCAGACTGGGGATGGAGGTGCACCTGGCACCGGAAGCAGGGAGGGTCGTTTATTTATCGCCAGTTCTCTCACCTGAACGAAAAATCCTCGGGTTCCTCAAATCTGCCTATTACGATGCCGACCTTCAAAGCCAGGAGAAGCATTACAGAGTGCTCATCATCTCGCAGGCTGCCGTGATCATCATTTTGCTGGTACTCGGTATTCTCTTCGGGAGCTGGGTGGCGAAACCATTTCGCGCCCTTGAGGAAGCAGCCTCCAGGATACCGGAGACCATAAAGAAAGAATGGGGATGGGCGGATGAGCCAATTCTCGTGGAGGAGTCTTTCAAGAAGGTTCTCGAGAAGATCATGGAACAGGAGGAAACTCTTCACAGGCTTCACGGGAGTGTGGAGACCCTTGACGTCAGCGTGGAGGCCTTTGTTGAGAAAGTGGGACGGGAAATGGTGAGTGGCGTCATATATCTGGGTAGCGATGGCCGGATCATCACCATGAATCCAGAGGCTGAAAAGATCCTCGATGACAGCCTTGAAAGATTGAAGGGAAAACTTTTGCTCTCGGCAACCGCTCATATAGATGGATTATCCGATCTCATTGAGCAATCGATTGGAGAGGGAAAAAAGTTCTCAAGAGAAGTGCTGAAGTCAATGAGCCGAGACTGGAAAAGAGGGCATATTGGAGCCGCCGTGACTCCAGTCAAGGGGGAGGCCGGCAAGATTATTGGAGCCCTCTGCATACTGACTGACCTCACGGAGATCCAGAATCTCCAGGAAAGGGGGAGAGTGAGGGAGAATCTGGCTGCAGCAGGAGTGGTCTCTGCGGGGATCGCCCACGAGTTCAGGAATTCTCTCGGCGCCATCCTAGCTAATGCAAAGCTCATCATCAAGGGGAGGAGCATCGAAGAATCCGTTGAAAGCGCGAAGGCGATACTGAAGGAGGTTGAATCGTCTAAGCGGATCGTCGATGATTTTCTCTCCTATGCAAAACCGGCCAAGCTTAATCTTTCCAGGGTGGATCTGAAAAAGCTCCTGATGGATCTCAAGGATGATCTGAAGAACAATGAGCAATTTAAACCTCTTCAGATCGAGCTGCATGCTGATCCCTTGGAGATCTCGGCAGATGAAGCGCTGTTGAAGCAGGCTTTTCTCAACATCATCAGAAATTCTGCGGAGGCTTACGGTCCCTCTGGCGGAAGAGTAGAAATCGCTCTTGAAAGATCGGAGGATAAGAAGGGAAAGGTCATTTTCTATGATTATGCGGGTGGAGTCCCGGATGACCAGATTGACAGGATCTTCATTCCTTTTTTCTCTACAAAGGAGTCCGGCACAGGACTCGGTCTGGCAATAGCTCAGAAGATCATAGTGAGCCACGACGGGATTATCGAAGTAGAGAATCGGAAAGGGATCGGTCTTATCTTTAAAATAACTTTCCCATTTCTTGAGCTGAGAGCCTCCTGA
- a CDS encoding prepilin-type N-terminal cleavage/methylation domain-containing protein, with the protein MKKILSRLRMVIRGEKGLTLTEILVATTIFVIAAAVAFVIYNLSRESFKKGEMAADQQQSTRVAFDELCTDLRLAGYNTNPMGSPVLPDEQIEGAWDTTITVRGDYDHEDPSLNSTPESSLAVTFSTITTGNDEIVTYALGKEGWTGGSSIKIYADVADSTRDGTVEEVTIDHVALMQDAPPYVLYKITLNNDYATYGTSSFIVRQPVADNIKSMTFKYYDQNGALMTAPGGSESAKDTRSTIRRIEVDLVGMTQHPDPKWVDPADSDPKTRQYRKFNLTSDIIPRNLGMKGIPDIDLTAPSTPTGVALCQGHCEGMIVKWNANDPNEIVDHYMVKFGTSPGSMDDVRETRNTYIFISNLMTGTLYYFAVAAVDASGNRSQYSSAISAVVKDDVSPTRTVPAAVDSGSATITGHDPSEGLVGRIQLSWNAVSQNADPLACDPGSPTIRDLKGYRIYRSTSSSYTPGPSYLLADENTVLASASPQYTDWNVVNCRNYYYNITAVDKCGNESAPWAAAIQGKASSAIQPAKPTNVNANRIGPDRIRITWTPVTQDTATPPNTIFIDNYKIWKARIPTGSNPWMAEYTYIGNSSTSEYIDTGAEGQSEDWEIYYRVSALDDCPNESDLSDPALSSCPFDGEISIDPPDGSEMATGTYTITVSVSGTDTYTSCNLQIVDQNNQTVYNEDRPGSPPYTFSWTVTIPGNYYVTATVENSSGCIKTKTVTYNVVPTVPCEITASDPVYNPTKGASKYNSIWWKIANSSGKDLEIFKLVVRLAEDRTQKGKKLQKIYYPWVEGLSFDQQPNVVYSSSGDTLPASVSFNNDPRPPLPLGAEYTALNPQKMGLLFDKPLIVGQLKDIVEVVYTFRYHGEPSQGECDLRIEPIPE; encoded by the coding sequence ATGAAAAAGATACTGAGCAGATTAAGAATGGTGATAAGGGGTGAAAAGGGATTGACCCTCACAGAGATCCTTGTCGCCACTACCATCTTCGTCATAGCAGCAGCCGTAGCCTTTGTGATCTACAATCTCTCTCGCGAATCCTTCAAGAAGGGAGAAATGGCGGCGGATCAGCAACAGAGCACAAGGGTTGCTTTTGATGAACTCTGTACGGACCTCCGTCTTGCAGGATACAACACGAATCCCATGGGGAGCCCGGTCCTCCCCGATGAACAGATCGAAGGAGCCTGGGACACCACCATCACTGTCAGGGGAGATTACGATCATGAGGATCCCTCGTTGAATAGTACCCCCGAGAGCTCCCTGGCCGTGACCTTCAGCACCATCACCACGGGGAACGATGAGATCGTCACGTATGCTCTTGGCAAGGAAGGCTGGACGGGAGGGAGTTCCATTAAAATCTACGCCGATGTAGCCGATTCGACACGGGATGGAACGGTCGAGGAAGTCACAATCGATCATGTGGCCCTGATGCAGGATGCCCCCCCATACGTCTTATACAAGATCACTCTTAATAACGATTATGCTACATATGGAACATCCTCCTTCATAGTCAGGCAGCCCGTTGCAGACAATATCAAATCAATGACATTCAAATACTATGACCAGAATGGTGCTCTAATGACGGCACCTGGAGGATCGGAATCGGCAAAGGATACACGGTCCACTATAAGAAGGATTGAGGTGGATCTCGTCGGCATGACCCAGCATCCTGATCCAAAGTGGGTGGACCCAGCCGATTCTGATCCGAAGACCAGACAGTACAGAAAATTCAACCTGACCTCAGACATCATTCCAAGAAATCTCGGCATGAAAGGGATTCCCGACATCGATCTAACCGCTCCGAGCACACCAACCGGAGTCGCTCTCTGTCAGGGTCACTGCGAAGGGATGATCGTGAAGTGGAACGCCAACGATCCCAACGAGATCGTCGATCATTACATGGTGAAATTCGGGACTTCCCCTGGCTCCATGGATGATGTTCGGGAAACGAGAAATACCTATATCTTCATATCCAATCTCATGACAGGCACGCTCTACTACTTTGCCGTCGCGGCGGTGGATGCTTCTGGCAACAGGAGCCAGTACAGTTCGGCAATCTCCGCAGTTGTAAAAGACGACGTCAGTCCAACTAGGACTGTTCCGGCGGCGGTAGATTCTGGCTCTGCCACCATCACCGGGCATGATCCATCCGAAGGCCTTGTAGGGAGGATCCAGCTCAGCTGGAATGCTGTCTCGCAGAATGCCGACCCCCTTGCCTGTGATCCAGGCTCCCCGACTATAAGAGATCTCAAAGGCTACAGGATATACAGAAGCACTTCCTCCTCTTACACTCCCGGACCATCCTACCTGCTGGCCGATGAAAATACCGTCCTGGCTTCAGCCAGCCCGCAATATACTGATTGGAACGTTGTCAATTGCCGTAACTATTATTACAACATCACGGCGGTGGATAAGTGTGGGAATGAAAGTGCACCGTGGGCTGCTGCCATTCAGGGAAAAGCATCGTCCGCCATCCAACCGGCGAAACCGACCAACGTGAATGCTAACAGGATAGGTCCCGATCGCATCAGGATCACCTGGACTCCCGTCACTCAGGATACCGCCACTCCTCCAAACACGATCTTCATCGACAATTACAAAATCTGGAAGGCCAGGATACCGACGGGAAGCAACCCATGGATGGCGGAATATACTTATATCGGAAATTCGAGTACCTCTGAATATATCGATACAGGGGCCGAAGGGCAGTCTGAAGACTGGGAGATATATTACAGGGTCAGCGCTCTTGACGATTGTCCCAATGAGAGCGACCTGTCAGACCCCGCTCTATCGTCATGTCCGTTTGATGGAGAGATCAGCATCGATCCTCCGGATGGAAGCGAGATGGCCACGGGGACTTATACCATCACCGTCTCCGTATCCGGAACCGACACCTATACCTCCTGCAATCTTCAGATCGTCGACCAGAACAATCAAACGGTTTACAATGAGGATAGACCGGGTTCTCCGCCATACACCTTCTCCTGGACGGTTACTATTCCAGGCAATTATTATGTGACGGCCACTGTGGAAAATTCCAGCGGCTGCATAAAGACAAAGACGGTAACCTACAATGTCGTTCCGACCGTTCCCTGTGAGATCACGGCAAGCGATCCTGTCTACAACCCGACTAAGGGGGCGAGCAAATACAACAGCATTTGGTGGAAGATCGCCAATTCAAGTGGAAAGGACCTTGAGATATTCAAACTCGTGGTCAGGCTGGCTGAGGATAGAACGCAGAAGGGAAAGAAGCTTCAGAAGATATACTATCCATGGGTGGAAGGCCTATCTTTCGATCAGCAGCCCAACGTAGTTTATAGTTCAAGCGGTGACACCTTGCCAGCCAGCGTATCATTCAACAACGACCCGAGGCCTCCTCTCCCACTCGGTGCCGAGTACACGGCTCTGAATCCTCAGAAGATGGGGCTCCTCTTCGATAAGCCTCTCATCGTTGGACAGTTGAAAGACATCGTGGAAGTCGTCTATACGTTCCGATATCATGGTGAACCTTCCCAAGGAGAATGTGATTTGAGGATCGAACCAATACCTGAATAA
- a CDS encoding prepilin peptidase, which produces MNYPDWFIIIFLIAFGATLGSFMNVCIYRIPKHLSIVKPRSFCPACGSLIPWYQNIPVLSYFLLLGNCASCGARISPVYPFVEIVAAVATVSLYLEFGLAIEFIAYLPFTLALIVLFFIDYREKLLPDEITISGIILGIGLSPLLKHLGILNSILGAATGFVGFYLIAFIYERLTGKEGMGGGDIKMITMVGAFLGLKGVLATIFIASLTGAIVGLLLIIFFRKSFKHALPFGCFISIGSLIFLFAGERLLNCYLSLIGLA; this is translated from the coding sequence ATGAATTATCCTGATTGGTTCATAATCATATTTCTCATCGCCTTCGGCGCAACGCTTGGAAGTTTCATGAACGTCTGCATCTACCGGATCCCGAAGCATCTTTCCATCGTGAAGCCCCGTTCCTTCTGTCCAGCCTGCGGAAGCCTGATCCCCTGGTATCAGAACATCCCGGTATTGAGCTACTTTCTGCTCCTCGGCAACTGCGCCAGTTGTGGTGCCAGAATATCCCCCGTCTATCCTTTCGTTGAAATCGTCGCCGCAGTAGCGACGGTCTCCCTCTATCTGGAGTTCGGGCTGGCCATCGAATTCATCGCCTACCTCCCCTTTACCCTGGCTCTCATCGTCCTCTTCTTTATCGATTACAGAGAAAAGCTCCTTCCAGATGAAATTACCATTTCGGGGATTATATTAGGTATAGGACTTTCGCCCCTCCTGAAGCACCTGGGTATCCTGAATTCCATCCTGGGTGCAGCAACAGGTTTTGTTGGTTTCTATCTGATCGCATTTATTTATGAGAGACTGACGGGGAAAGAAGGGATGGGTGGAGGAGACATCAAGATGATCACAATGGTCGGCGCTTTTCTCGGGTTGAAGGGAGTCCTTGCCACCATCTTCATCGCCAGCCTGACAGGCGCCATCGTCGGACTTCTGCTCATCATCTTCTTCCGGAAGAGTTTCAAACATGCTCTTCCGTTTGGATGCTTCATATCCATCGGCTCACTCATCTTCCTCTTCGCAGGTGAGAGACTTTTGAACTGCTACCTCTCTCTGATAGGTCTGGCTTAA
- a CDS encoding prepilin-type N-terminal cleavage/methylation domain-containing protein, with protein MARLKDSKGVTLTEMLAVLAILGIIVLVGFPAMGEWIKRARIRSAADQLTVDLRAARYIAVTNRTTRDFNIQIDPLNYYTYDDANGTQVKIEMPVGVRLVSTTSNPIVFTSNGGVSGGEKTVVLENRIAGDLINRYTVTVNAIGKITVQLEQITS; from the coding sequence ATGGCAAGATTAAAGGATTCAAAAGGCGTTACCCTGACGGAGATGCTGGCAGTCCTCGCGATTCTCGGTATCATCGTTCTCGTCGGCTTCCCAGCCATGGGAGAGTGGATAAAGCGGGCCAGAATTAGGTCCGCCGCCGATCAGTTGACTGTTGATCTAAGAGCGGCAAGATACATAGCGGTCACGAACAGGACCACGAGAGATTTCAACATTCAGATCGACCCGCTCAATTACTACACGTACGATGATGCCAATGGAACGCAGGTGAAGATTGAGATGCCGGTTGGCGTCAGGCTGGTTTCCACGACCTCCAACCCGATCGTTTTCACATCTAACGGCGGAGTTTCAGGAGGGGAAAAGACCGTCGTCCTCGAGAACAGGATCGCCGGCGACCTGATCAACAGATACACTGTCACCGTTAATGCCATAGGCAAGATTACCGTGCAGCTTGAACAGATCACATCCTGA